The Panicum virgatum strain AP13 chromosome 3N, P.virgatum_v5, whole genome shotgun sequence genome includes the window CGCTTCCTCAATGGAATGAACACGCAAGTTTACCATGACGATGAGATAAAATCTGACCGCAATACAGCCATTAGTATTGGCATATTCAATGGAGAGAAAATGATTGAATCAGGCGAGCTTTCGAATGTGCAAATTGAGATCTTCGCCCTTGAGGGTGACTTTCCTTATGCTTCCCCAAAGAGTTGGACTGCTAAGAAGTTCAATAAACATAGAGCCAATGCTCGGGATGGAAGAGGAAATGTGTTGGCAGGTGAAGGAATAAAGGCCCAGCTGAAGAATGGACAGTGCGATCTTGGCAGCATCAAATTCACAGAAAATTCAAGCAAGGCACACAGAGGGAAGTTCATCATTGGGGCACGAGTTTGTGAGGGTGAGGTATGTGGTTTCCGTGTTCAAGAGGCTGTCATGGACCCTGTGGTTGTGCAGGATCGCAGAAACAAATGTAGGTTTCCTGCTATCTGTATAGCATCTTCATTTCACTTCAATTGAAGACCAGAGATGATTAAGATATATGATGCTGGTCCAAGATTCGTATTGCAATCTTAAACACTTCAGGTGATGTGTTGACAGGTTATCAATGTTTACATatttctcccttttcttttttgcagtCAATGAAAAACGACACCTTCCTAAGCTCAATGATCCGGTGCATCGTTTGAAAGAAATTGCCAAAGATGGGATTTACTGCAAGAGGCTTGAGAAGGAGAAGATCCTTACTGTGCAGGACTTCTTGAAGGCTCTGAATAAGGACCCTGAGAATCTTGCCAAAGTAAATCTCTTGAATATTTCTTGCATGCACGTCCCTCCATTGGTGAATTTATGACAGATGGTCTCCATTTCTTGGTGTGCAGGTTCTCCAGATAAAAAAAGAACACAGGAACTGGGAGAAGATGGTCGAGCATGCAAGGAAGTGCCCCCTCCGGCGTGAGCTGACATCATACCATTGCCCGGAAACAAAAATTGTGCTCTTTTTCAATTGCGTGCATGGTCTTGTTGGAGCTGAATTTGATGGCCGTTACACAGCGTGTGCCAAGTTTGACCAGGATCAACAGGTATATGTTGCGAAGTCAGGGTTAAGTAGCCATATGTCTTGCTCATCAGTTTCTCCATTTGAAGCAAACATGTCTCATGTGCGTTTGGCTGCAGGATCTAGTGGATAAGCTGAAAGGGAGTGCATATGATCAATTGGATGCTCTTCGTCCTGATTATGTAATGACAGAGACAGACAACTTTCCTCGGCCACTTACTGCGTATATAGGTGGCGCTGGTTCTAGCGCTGGAGCTGGACCATCCAACATGC containing:
- the LOC120666456 gene encoding calmodulin-binding protein 60 B-like isoform X8, with amino-acid sequence MAPKRELFVAAGDGGAALPQEKRLRVEAAPGSSSSRPNPPSSPRHFLAIVLVVLFLKRPKGRSTDAIAISASKFGRMDNIARPSPDHHNHEQFRQETNQEVKPAEAEGLASTEGKGENTSIRLRFLNGMNTQVYHDDEIKSDRNTAISIGIFNGEKMIESGELSNVQIEIFALEGDFPYASPKSWTAKKFNKHRANARDGRGNVLAGEGIKAQLKNGQCDLGSIKFTENSSKAHRGKFIIGARVCEGEVCGFRVQEAVMDPVVVQDRRNKFNEKRHLPKLNDPVHRLKEIAKDGIYCKRLEKEKILTVQDFLKALNKDPENLAKVLQIKKEHRNWEKMVEHARKCPLRRELTSYHCPETKIVLFFNCVHGLVGAEFDGRYTACAKFDQDQQLQDLVDKLKGSAYDQLDALRPDYVMTETDNFPRPLTAYIGGAGSSAGAGPSNMPSDSSGPLAAYQVAGVPAVESSSHTQIESSIANTNMDPSPSSSIPYHHSAHQYQDIPAQGTQPGQEQFSTSLNGSCQEPVGQPNSCSWTTKELYHGDEHNEVGHFLNQAGFNKVDIQSSLLWLGNDTLEASTPSLGCMMLTPQQPAAGGAPASAQGSMQSQMQAPLLQSNDTSVASASAQQALPPQEWFSWSDLI